CCCCGAGACGCCGACCACGAGGGGCGATTCCCGGGGAATGAGCCCGTGCGCGGCGATGAGGCGCTCGGCGTTGAGCTCGAGGCGCTCGTCGCGCGGATTGGGGCGGGACGCTCTCATGCCCCGGGGCGGTCGTGTCGAGGAGGGAGTCACCCCCCCAGTATAGAGGGGAGAGCGCAAAAAGCGCGGGGCAAAGCCCCGCGCCTCGGCGCAACATGGTGGCGGCGCAGGGATTCGAACCCCGGACCAAGGGATTATGATTCCCCTGCTCTACCAGCTGAGCTACACCGCCAGCGAGACGAGGATCGTAGTCACACGACCCCGCGGTGTCAAGGCGGGCCGGTTGACATAAGGGGATGCGGGTTCGTATACTAGCCAACTACCATTCAGGGCCGGCTCCACCGGCGCACCGGCGCCTTCAGGGAGATCTCCAAACGTCATGTCTCGAAATCTCGTAGGGGGGTTGTTCGTAATCCTCCTCGCGGGCTTCGCCACACCCTCGTCGGCGACCGATCTCGTCGGCTCGGGGGCGATCGGCGCGCGCGGGGGATCGATGCTATTCACCCAGGATGAGCGGACCAAGGAAGACGCGAGCCCGCGCCTTTCCGGAGACGTGGTCTTCAGCTACGTCTGGGCCGACCACGTCACGCTCGACGTCACGACCGGATATGGATGGAACCGCCTTCAGAGCGGAAACCCGGAATTCTATGTCGTGACGTCGACTCCCATCACCTTGAGCGCGCGCTATTTCCTGCGCGACGGCAAGGTGTGGCGCCCCTATCTGGGGGCGGGGGGCGGCATGTATATCTGGTCGATTCTAACGCAGGATCTGGGGGCCGCGAAGGATCCCCTGACCTTCGAGCGGCTGAGGCGGGCGCGTCCCGGGGTCCATGGCATGATCGGGATGGAACGCCGCATGTCGAAGCACATCGCCATGACGGGGGACGCTGACTACCACTACATCTTCGCGAAGGACCTGGGGCGCTTCCCGAGCGGCTACAACGGCAACAAGGCCTACGCGCAGGTCCGCCTGGGGGTGAGCTTCTTCTTCTCGCTCAGTGAGCGGATCAACACGGGGCTCCCCGAATAGGCATGAAAACGTTCGCCGCTCCCGGAGCCAAGATCCAACCGGCCGTTCCAGCCGGGCCGGGAGCGCGCGTGGGATCCGAGCCGGCGCTCACGTTCGACGACGTTCTCCTCCTCCCCGGTTACTCCGAAGTCCATCCGCGCGACGTCGACACGAGCACGCTCCTGACCCGTGGGATCACGCTCAACGTTCCCGTGGTGAGCGCGGCGATGGACACCGTCACCGAAAGCGCGCTCGCGATCGCGATCGCGCAGGAGGGCG
The genomic region above belongs to Candidatus Eisenbacteria bacterium and contains:
- a CDS encoding porin family protein yields the protein MSRNLVGGLFVILLAGFATPSSATDLVGSGAIGARGGSMLFTQDERTKEDASPRLSGDVVFSYVWADHVTLDVTTGYGWNRLQSGNPEFYVVTSTPITLSARYFLRDGKVWRPYLGAGGGMYIWSILTQDLGAAKDPLTFERLRRARPGVHGMIGMERRMSKHIAMTGDADYHYIFAKDLGRFPSGYNGNKAYAQVRLGVSFFFSLSERINTGLPE